From one Gemmatimonadaceae bacterium genomic stretch:
- a CDS encoding DUF1697 domain-containing protein → MPRYVALLRGVNVGPNKRVPMAEWRTLLTGLGYTGVQTLLNSGNAVFDAKAAPTATIASRIREAILDGLELDVPVIVKSAAEFQAIVDENVLAAGCTNDTRLMVSFGADTRVIAPLAGFQQYLTPPEAITVTANALYLWCPNGVLESKVAAALLGRQGQNVTTRNWATVKKIAALLA, encoded by the coding sequence ATGCCTCGATACGTAGCGCTGCTCCGCGGTGTGAACGTCGGCCCGAACAAGCGGGTCCCGATGGCCGAGTGGCGGACCTTGCTCACGGGCCTCGGCTACACGGGGGTGCAGACGCTGCTGAACAGCGGCAACGCCGTGTTCGACGCCAAGGCGGCCCCCACCGCCACCATCGCCAGCCGCATCCGTGAGGCGATCCTCGACGGTCTCGAGCTGGACGTCCCCGTGATCGTGAAGTCCGCGGCGGAGTTCCAGGCGATCGTGGACGAGAACGTGCTGGCGGCCGGGTGCACCAACGACACGCGGCTGATGGTCTCATTCGGCGCGGATACCCGCGTGATCGCACCGCTGGCCGGCTTCCAGCAGTACCTCACGCCGCCCGAGGCCATCACGGTGACCGCCAATGCGCTCTACCTGTGGTGTCCGAACGGCGTGCTCGAGAGCAAGGTCGCCGCCGCGCTGCTGGGGCGGCAGGGGCAGAACGTCACCACCCGGAACTGGGCCACGGTGAAGAAGATCGCGGCACTGCTGGCATGA
- a CDS encoding DUF1801 domain-containing protein produces the protein MSDALALLKALGHPMEPVILAIRELILGVDPAVTESVKWNAPSYATSEHFATFNLRAKGGVQLVLHLGAAVRAGTGLRDAVPDPLGLLEWKSADRALITFASGADVQCHAAAFRDIVATWITFVQAPATAPAKRPGRKSSGAKTP, from the coding sequence ATGAGTGACGCCCTCGCCCTCCTGAAGGCCCTCGGGCACCCGATGGAGCCCGTGATCCTCGCCATCCGCGAGCTCATCCTTGGCGTCGATCCCGCGGTCACGGAATCGGTGAAGTGGAACGCGCCGAGTTATGCCACCAGCGAGCACTTCGCCACCTTCAACCTCCGCGCGAAGGGGGGCGTGCAGCTCGTGCTGCACCTGGGTGCCGCCGTGCGCGCGGGCACGGGGCTGCGCGATGCGGTGCCGGATCCACTTGGCCTGCTGGAGTGGAAGAGTGCGGACCGTGCGCTCATCACCTTCGCCTCCGGCGCCGACGTGCAGTGTCACGCCGCGGCGTTCCGCGACATCGTCGCCACCTGGATTACGTTCGTGCAGGCGCCGGCGACGGCACCGGCGAAGCGGCCGGGCCGGAAGTCATCCGGGGCGAAGACGCCCTGA
- a CDS encoding TfoX/Sxy family protein, with translation MATDADFADYVCEQARLPHALTVRKMFGEYAVYVHRKVVALLCDNQVYVRPTDAGRAVLGAVTEAHPFAGAKAHFLVTEIDDGDLLQRLLLATADAMPLPKPKKPKAAARGAVPTGTAKKAPARKAPARKAAAKKAAVTKTAAKRSR, from the coding sequence ATGGCCACCGACGCGGATTTCGCGGATTACGTATGTGAACAGGCGCGCCTCCCGCACGCGCTCACCGTCCGGAAGATGTTCGGCGAGTACGCCGTGTACGTCCACCGGAAGGTCGTCGCACTGCTGTGTGACAACCAGGTCTACGTGCGTCCGACGGACGCCGGTCGCGCGGTGCTTGGTGCGGTCACCGAGGCACATCCGTTCGCGGGGGCGAAGGCGCACTTCCTGGTCACCGAGATCGATGACGGTGACCTCCTCCAGCGCCTCCTGCTCGCCACCGCCGACGCGATGCCGTTGCCGAAACCGAAGAAGCCGAAGGCGGCGGCGCGTGGTGCGGTGCCGACCGGTACGGCGAAGAAGGCACCAGCGAGGAAGGCGCCGGCGAGGAAGGCCGCAGCGAAGAAGGCCGCAGTGACCAAGACTGCCGCGAAGCGGTCGCGGTAG
- a CDS encoding DUF2277 domain-containing protein, whose product MCRNIRTLFNFEPPATEQEVHDAAVQFVRKLSGFTAPSKANEAAFDRAVDQVALAARDLLAALVTTAAPRDRDIEAARAKARSALRFGSRP is encoded by the coding sequence ATGTGCCGCAACATCAGGACCCTCTTCAACTTCGAGCCTCCCGCCACCGAGCAGGAGGTGCATGATGCCGCCGTCCAGTTCGTGCGCAAGCTGAGCGGATTCACTGCACCATCCAAGGCCAACGAAGCCGCCTTCGACCGGGCGGTGGACCAGGTCGCGCTCGCCGCGCGTGACCTGCTCGCGGCGCTCGTCACCACGGCCGCGCCACGGGACCGCGACATCGAGGCCGCGCGGGCGAAGGCGCGATCGGCGCTGCGGTTCGGGTCGCGCCCGTGA
- a CDS encoding carbohydrate binding family 9 domain-containing protein — protein sequence MSRPSAGRSALAFVAPLLASAALAAQSMPAPPRTGSGGAVPAARTGQPHVVTMAPVIDGKLDEAAWKDAAPFDGFVQRESREGEPVTERTEVRILTDGEALYVGAWLFDRDAQGIVPGEKLRDVLLTNSDNFSFIIDTYLDRQNGFVFATTPAGVEYDGQVVREGEGGGVQQAGQARVTTGSLGGFNLNWDGSWTVATTVDGNGWYAEFRIPFSTLRYGGGREQTWGFNMARGIRRKNEESLWSFVPRQFSLYRLSRAGTLAGVTVPVRRVATVTPYALSSTTRSFATETQYRHPTEFGIDAKYGLTPSLTLDLTYNTDFAQVEVDEQRTNLTRFPLFFPEKRTFFLENAGVFSAGTPQAVDLFFTRRIGIDAVGNPVPILGGGRVTGRVAGLTVGLLQIFTDDASATQPGNSYSVARATKEVGRRSRVGVIGVQRMGLGDADGDHNRTFGIDGRLGLSDAVTFDAWGGKTLTPGRGHDDLAFSTLATYSTRDWNNSVRYLQTGRDFNPEVGFLNRAGGYRFIETTVLRNVRNPSWTHVRQWNPHTSVRGYYGLDGFLQSGQVHIDMTEVTFNNGGRVGPEVNIYREGLQQPFEIAPGVVLPAGSYTFAVYGFDWDTDPSRSLSVTTRGDFGPFYNGTRNGGRVAVTFRRGAAFTSSLVLDHNDVHLDQGNFTRTLIGTRLGYNFTPRLFVNSLIQYNNQARIWTANARLGWLNTAGTGLFIVFNDGEEANSFFRWVRPQSRSFVVKYTRQIGTGT from the coding sequence ATGTCACGCCCCTCCGCTGGCCGTTCCGCCCTCGCCTTCGTCGCCCCGCTGCTGGCGTCTGCCGCACTCGCCGCGCAGTCCATGCCCGCGCCCCCGCGCACGGGCAGCGGTGGCGCGGTGCCGGCGGCCCGAACCGGACAGCCACATGTGGTGACGATGGCGCCGGTGATCGACGGGAAGCTCGACGAGGCGGCCTGGAAGGACGCCGCGCCGTTCGATGGCTTCGTGCAGCGTGAGTCGCGCGAGGGGGAACCCGTCACCGAGCGCACCGAGGTGCGCATCCTGACCGACGGTGAGGCGCTCTACGTCGGGGCGTGGCTCTTCGACCGCGATGCCCAGGGGATCGTGCCCGGCGAGAAGCTGCGCGACGTGCTGCTCACCAACAGCGACAACTTCTCCTTCATCATCGACACCTATCTTGACCGGCAGAACGGCTTCGTCTTCGCGACGACGCCGGCGGGCGTGGAGTACGACGGCCAGGTGGTGCGCGAGGGTGAGGGAGGCGGCGTGCAGCAGGCGGGCCAGGCCCGTGTCACCACGGGCTCGCTTGGCGGCTTCAACCTGAACTGGGACGGCAGCTGGACGGTCGCCACCACGGTCGATGGCAACGGCTGGTACGCCGAGTTCCGCATCCCGTTCTCCACGCTCCGTTACGGCGGGGGGCGGGAGCAGACGTGGGGCTTCAACATGGCGCGCGGCATCCGGCGCAAGAACGAGGAGTCGCTCTGGTCGTTCGTGCCGCGGCAGTTCTCGCTCTACCGGCTCTCGCGGGCCGGCACGCTGGCGGGGGTGACGGTGCCGGTACGTCGCGTGGCGACGGTCACGCCGTACGCGCTGAGCTCCACCACGCGCAGCTTCGCCACCGAGACGCAGTACCGGCATCCCACCGAGTTCGGCATCGATGCCAAGTACGGGCTGACCCCGAGCCTCACGCTCGACCTGACGTACAACACCGACTTCGCGCAGGTGGAGGTGGACGAGCAGCGCACCAACCTCACGCGCTTTCCGCTCTTCTTCCCCGAGAAGCGCACCTTCTTCCTCGAGAACGCGGGTGTCTTCTCGGCCGGCACGCCGCAGGCGGTGGACCTCTTCTTCACGCGCCGAATCGGCATCGATGCGGTGGGGAACCCCGTGCCGATCCTCGGTGGCGGGCGGGTCACCGGGCGCGTGGCCGGCCTCACGGTGGGGCTGCTGCAGATCTTCACCGACGATGCGAGCGCCACGCAGCCGGGCAACTCGTACTCCGTGGCGCGGGCCACGAAGGAGGTCGGGCGCCGGTCACGGGTGGGCGTGATCGGGGTGCAGCGCATGGGGTTGGGCGACGCGGATGGTGACCACAACCGCACCTTCGGCATCGATGGGCGGCTCGGGCTCTCCGATGCGGTGACGTTCGACGCGTGGGGCGGCAAGACGCTCACGCCGGGCCGCGGGCATGACGACCTCGCCTTCAGCACGCTCGCGACGTACAGCACGCGCGACTGGAACAACTCCGTCCGCTACCTGCAGACGGGTCGCGACTTCAACCCGGAGGTCGGCTTCCTCAACCGGGCCGGCGGCTATCGCTTCATCGAGACCACCGTGCTGCGCAACGTGCGCAACCCGTCGTGGACGCACGTGCGGCAGTGGAACCCGCACACGTCGGTCCGCGGGTACTACGGGCTGGACGGGTTCCTGCAGAGCGGGCAGGTGCACATCGACATGACCGAGGTGACGTTCAACAACGGCGGTCGCGTGGGTCCCGAGGTGAACATCTATCGCGAGGGGCTGCAGCAGCCGTTCGAGATCGCGCCGGGCGTGGTGCTGCCGGCGGGATCGTACACCTTCGCCGTGTACGGCTTCGACTGGGACACGGACCCGAGCCGCAGTCTCTCGGTCACCACCCGCGGCGACTTCGGGCCGTTCTACAACGGCACCCGGAACGGGGGCCGCGTGGCGGTCACCTTCCGCCGCGGCGCCGCGTTCACGTCGTCGCTGGTGCTGGACCACAACGACGTGCACCTGGACCAGGGCAACTTCACCCGCACGCTCATCGGCACGCGCCTCGGCTACAACTTCACGCCGCGGCTGTTCGTGAACTCGCTGATCCAGTACAACAACCAGGCCCGGATCTGGACCGCCAATGCGCGGCTTGGCTGGCTCAACACCGCTGGCACGGGCCTGTTCATCGTGTTCAACGACGGCGAGGAGGCGAACTCCTTCTTCCGCTGGGTGCGGCCGCAGTCACGCTCGTTCGTGGTGAAGTACACGCGCCAGATCGGGACCGGGACCTGA
- a CDS encoding DUF1801 domain-containing protein, translating to MPPASSPAPTIDSYIAGFPPREQAVLQGLRARIRQVVPDADEAIKYGMPTFVLHGNLVHFAGWKQHLGIYGMTPAGDLATAMAPWTGPKGALLFPWDEPLPLELIERVIAAAAARRRATFEAGLH from the coding sequence ATGCCGCCGGCATCGTCCCCCGCGCCGACGATCGACAGCTACATCGCCGGCTTCCCGCCGCGCGAACAGGCCGTGCTGCAGGGTCTGCGCGCACGCATCCGGCAGGTGGTGCCGGATGCGGACGAGGCGATCAAGTACGGCATGCCGACCTTCGTGCTGCACGGCAACCTCGTGCACTTCGCCGGCTGGAAGCAGCATCTCGGCATCTACGGCATGACCCCCGCCGGCGACCTCGCGACGGCGATGGCGCCGTGGACCGGACCGAAGGGTGCGCTGCTCTTTCCCTGGGACGAGCCGTTGCCGCTCGAGCTGATCGAGCGCGTGATCGCCGCCGCCGCCGCACGCCGGCGCGCCACGTTCGAGGCCGGGCTCCACTGA
- a CDS encoding amidohydrolase family protein translates to MTRLSVLRGALLPLVVIAGAVVRLPAQRRPAPPLDVLITGGTVYDGSGNPGRRVSVGIRGDRIVFVGTVPAGTTASTRIDATGLIVSPGFIDPHTHAYEGLPRLGPDGRQNASSLMQGITTVVLGADGRGPVEVASVLAQAERAGLGTNTYALVGFGTVRERVMRASSAPATAAQVAAMRTLVTQAMREGAFGVGSGLFYAPQSYASTDEVIAVVSAAKPFGGVYDTHQRDESSYSIGLLASVRETIRIGCESGLVANVGHIKALGVDVWGKADSVLQIMREARGRGCVVTADQYPWTASGTALGAALLPRWAQAGGRDSLRARIADTVQRARILGEMRENLRRRGGDSTLLLTGGSGSARALVGRTLQQVAASRGMPAVETALEMIRDGQDMSVASFNMTEADIETFMRDPFVMTSSDGSGGHPRLYGTYPRKIRRYVLDRPVLTMERMVQSSAGQVAATYGLSERGVLRAGAFADVIVFDPATIRDVATYTEPTRLATGMRWVFVNGRPAVRDGALTGILAGRGLRRVVRR, encoded by the coding sequence ATGACCCGCCTCTCCGTGCTGCGCGGCGCGCTGCTGCCGCTCGTGGTGATCGCCGGCGCCGTGGTGCGCCTCCCGGCCCAGCGGCGTCCCGCGCCGCCACTGGATGTGCTGATCACCGGCGGCACCGTGTACGACGGCAGCGGCAACCCGGGGCGGCGGGTGAGCGTGGGCATCCGGGGTGACCGCATCGTGTTCGTCGGCACCGTACCGGCCGGCACCACCGCCAGCACGCGGATCGATGCCACCGGATTGATCGTGTCACCCGGCTTCATCGACCCACACACGCATGCCTACGAGGGGTTGCCGCGCCTCGGCCCCGACGGACGACAGAACGCGAGTTCACTGATGCAGGGCATCACGACCGTGGTGCTCGGCGCCGACGGGCGCGGCCCGGTGGAGGTGGCATCGGTCCTGGCGCAGGCGGAGCGCGCCGGGCTGGGCACCAACACCTATGCCTTGGTGGGCTTCGGCACCGTCCGCGAGCGGGTGATGCGCGCCTCGTCGGCGCCGGCGACGGCGGCGCAGGTGGCGGCGATGCGCACCCTGGTCACGCAGGCCATGCGCGAGGGGGCGTTCGGCGTCGGCTCCGGCCTGTTCTACGCGCCACAGAGCTACGCCAGCACCGACGAGGTCATCGCGGTGGTGTCGGCTGCGAAGCCGTTCGGCGGCGTGTACGACACGCACCAGCGCGACGAGAGCTCGTACAGCATCGGGCTGCTGGCGTCCGTGCGTGAGACCATCCGTATCGGCTGCGAGTCGGGGCTGGTGGCCAACGTGGGCCACATCAAGGCGCTGGGCGTGGACGTGTGGGGCAAGGCCGACAGTGTGCTGCAGATCATGCGCGAGGCGCGCGGGCGCGGCTGCGTGGTGACGGCGGACCAGTATCCCTGGACGGCCAGCGGCACGGCACTCGGCGCGGCGCTGCTGCCGCGCTGGGCGCAGGCGGGTGGCCGGGACTCGCTGCGTGCCCGCATCGCCGACACGGTGCAGCGCGCCCGGATCCTCGGGGAGATGCGCGAGAACCTGCGGCGCCGCGGCGGCGACAGCACGCTGCTGCTCACCGGCGGCAGCGGGTCGGCGCGCGCGCTGGTGGGCCGGACGCTGCAGCAGGTGGCGGCGTCGCGCGGGATGCCGGCGGTGGAGACGGCGCTCGAGATGATCCGCGACGGGCAGGACATGAGCGTGGCCAGCTTCAACATGACCGAGGCCGACATCGAGACGTTCATGCGCGACCCGTTCGTGATGACCAGCTCCGACGGCTCCGGGGGCCATCCGCGCCTGTACGGCACCTATCCGCGCAAGATCCGGCGCTATGTCCTGGACCGGCCCGTGCTCACGATGGAGCGCATGGTGCAGTCGTCCGCGGGGCAGGTGGCGGCCACGTACGGCCTGTCGGAGCGCGGGGTGCTGCGGGCCGGGGCGTTCGCGGACGTGATCGTGTTCGACCCGGCAACGATCCGGGACGTGGCCACGTACACCGAGCCGACACGGCTGGCGACGGGAATGCGGTGGGTGTTCGTGAACGGACGGCCCGCCGTCCGCGACGGGGCGCTGACCGGCATCCTGGCCGGACGCGGCCTGCGGCGCGTGGTGCGCCGGTAG
- a CDS encoding DUF3052 family protein has protein sequence MPASPPAGYSGTPLAKKLGIGEASHVLGIDVPAGYRELLAPLPEGVVFDRRISARTDVVHLFVTSRAELSRRLGSLRTALRADAAVWVSWPKKTARVPTDITEDTIRSVALPIGFVDIKVCAVDETWSGLKLVIRKELR, from the coding sequence ATGCCCGCCTCGCCACCGGCCGGATACTCCGGCACGCCACTCGCGAAGAAGCTCGGCATCGGCGAAGCATCGCACGTGCTGGGCATCGACGTGCCGGCAGGGTACCGCGAGCTGCTGGCACCGCTGCCCGAGGGCGTCGTCTTCGACCGGCGCATCAGTGCGCGCACTGACGTGGTGCACCTGTTCGTGACGAGCCGTGCCGAGCTGTCGCGCCGGCTGGGCTCACTTCGCACCGCCCTGCGCGCGGATGCCGCCGTGTGGGTGTCGTGGCCGAAGAAGACCGCCAGGGTGCCGACCGACATCACCGAGGACACCATCCGCAGCGTCGCGCTGCCGATCGGCTTCGTGGACATCAAGGTCTGCGCCGTGGACGAGACCTGGTCCGGCCTCAAGCTTGTCATCCGGAAGGAGCTTCGCTGA
- a CDS encoding P1 family peptidase, producing MTVRTRIVTTAIALQGIVLVVAAPLAAQEERPRARDLGIVVGHFSPGPLNAITDVAGVRVGHATVVRGDSVRTGVTVVFPHAGNPFESRVPAAVVVGNGFGKFIGATQVAELGELETPIALTCTLCAWRVAEGMAKWMLEQPGMQRVRSINPVVGETNDGWALNAIRTIPVGDADVRAALTSARGGPVAEGSVGAGTGTVAFEWKGGIGTSSRVIPRGPWTVGVLVQSNFGAGTDLLIQGVPVGRELGRNGVTPNQGQGASGSIVVIVATDAPVSERNLRRMAARALLGIGRSGGYAGNGSGDYVIAFSTHPAVRRNGRIGSSGTPPDSVSLVELGNERASLLFEPVVDATQEAIYNSLLRATTVTGAFSTVQALPIDEVRAILARYNGGARR from the coding sequence ATGACCGTCCGCACCCGTATCGTCACCACCGCCATCGCCCTCCAGGGCATCGTCCTCGTCGTGGCCGCGCCGCTGGCGGCGCAGGAGGAGCGTCCCCGGGCCCGTGACCTGGGCATCGTGGTGGGCCACTTCAGCCCCGGCCCGCTGAACGCCATCACCGATGTGGCCGGCGTGCGCGTGGGCCACGCCACCGTCGTGCGCGGCGACTCGGTGCGCACCGGCGTCACGGTCGTGTTCCCACACGCCGGCAACCCGTTCGAGAGCCGCGTGCCGGCCGCCGTGGTGGTGGGCAACGGCTTCGGCAAGTTCATCGGCGCCACCCAGGTGGCCGAACTGGGCGAACTGGAGACGCCGATCGCACTCACGTGCACCCTGTGCGCCTGGCGGGTGGCCGAAGGGATGGCGAAGTGGATGCTGGAGCAGCCGGGCATGCAACGGGTGCGCTCGATCAACCCGGTGGTGGGCGAGACGAACGACGGCTGGGCGCTGAACGCCATCCGCACGATCCCCGTCGGCGACGCCGATGTGCGTGCCGCGCTCACCAGTGCGCGCGGCGGCCCGGTGGCGGAGGGGAGCGTGGGCGCCGGCACCGGCACCGTGGCCTTCGAGTGGAAGGGCGGCATCGGCACCAGCTCGCGCGTGATCCCGCGCGGACCATGGACGGTGGGTGTGCTGGTACAGTCGAACTTCGGCGCTGGCACCGACCTGCTGATCCAGGGCGTGCCGGTGGGCCGTGAGCTGGGGCGCAACGGCGTGACGCCGAACCAGGGTCAGGGGGCGAGCGGCTCGATCGTGGTGATCGTGGCCACCGATGCGCCGGTCTCCGAGCGCAACCTGCGCCGCATGGCCGCACGCGCGCTGCTCGGCATCGGCCGCAGCGGTGGCTACGCCGGCAACGGGTCGGGCGACTACGTGATCGCCTTCTCCACGCACCCCGCGGTGCGCCGCAACGGCCGCATCGGCTCCAGTGGCACGCCACCCGACTCGGTGTCGCTGGTGGAGCTCGGCAACGAGCGGGCGTCGCTGCTGTTCGAGCCGGTGGTGGATGCCACGCAGGAGGCGATCTACAACTCGCTGCTGCGCGCGACGACGGTGACGGGGGCGTTCTCCACCGTCCAGGCGCTGCCGATCGACGAGGTGCGCGCCATCCTCGCCCGCTACAATGGTGGCGCGCGCCGCTGA
- a CDS encoding nuclear transport factor 2 family protein has product MTLPARDAAIDERETQREAMITTLYYSFNARDVDTLLGTMHRDITWPNGIDGGTVWGRDAVREYWERLWTMLDPKVRALGFAHDHDRDTVSVRVSQVMRNIAGEVQLERIVHHVFSFTDGRIARLEIRD; this is encoded by the coding sequence ATGACGCTCCCCGCACGCGACGCGGCCATCGACGAGCGCGAGACGCAGCGCGAGGCGATGATCACCACGCTCTACTACTCGTTCAACGCCCGCGACGTCGACACGCTGCTCGGCACCATGCACCGCGACATCACCTGGCCGAACGGCATCGACGGCGGCACGGTGTGGGGCCGCGACGCCGTGCGCGAGTACTGGGAACGCCTCTGGACGATGCTCGACCCGAAGGTGCGCGCGCTGGGCTTCGCGCACGACCACGACCGCGACACAGTGTCGGTGCGCGTCAGCCAGGTCATGCGCAACATCGCCGGTGAGGTGCAGCTCGAGCGCATCGTGCACCACGTGTTCAGCTTCACCGACGGCCGCATCGCACGGCTCGAGATCCGCGACTGA